One Rhinolophus sinicus isolate RSC01 linkage group LG06, ASM3656204v1, whole genome shotgun sequence DNA window includes the following coding sequences:
- the B4GALT2 gene encoding beta-1,4-galactosyltransferase 2 isoform X1, with protein MAGPAAGCPGPLGGPEVACGMSRLLGGTLERVCKAVLLLCLLHFLVAVILYFDVYAQHLAFFSRFSARGTARALHPAASSSTNCSRPNTTAPSSGLAEAPSVRPGSTAPILPPCPDLPPGLVGRLLIEFTSPMPLERVQRENPGVLLGGRYTPPDCTPAQTVAVIIPFRHREHHLRYWLHYLHPILRRQRLRYGIYVINQHGEDTFNRAKLLNVGFLEALKEDATYDCFIFSDVDLVPMDDRNLYHCGDQPRHFAIAVDKFGFRLPYAGYFGGVSGLSKAQFLRINGFPNEYWGWGGEDDDIFNRISLTGMKISRPDIRIGRYRMIKHDRDKHNEPNPQRFTKIQNTILTMKQDGIGSVRYQVLEVSRQPLFTNITVDIGRPPSWPPRG; from the exons GCCGGCAGCTGGATGCCCGGGCCCATTGGGTGGGCCGGAGGTCGCCTGCGGGATGAGCAGATTGCTAGGGGGGACGCTGGAGCGCGTCTGCAAGGCTGTGCTCCTTCTCTGCCTGCTGCACTTTCTCGTGGCCGTCATCCTCTACTTTGACGTCTACGCCCAGCACTTGGCCTTCTTCAGCCGCTTCAGTGCCCGTGGCACTGCCCGTGCCCTTCACCCAGCTGCCAGCAGCAGCACCAACTGCTCCCGGCCCAACACCACTGCCCCCAGCTCTGGGCTCGCTGAGGCCCCCAGTGTCCGGCCCGGCTCCACGGCTCCCATCCTGCCACCCTGTCCTGACTTGCCACCTGGTCTTG TGGGCCGACTGCTGATTGAGTTCACGTCACCCATGCCACTGGAGCGGGTGCAGAGGGAGAATCCAGGCGTGCTCCTGGGGGGCCGCTATACGCCGCCTGACTGCACCCCAGCCCAGACAGTGGCAGTCATCATCCCCTTTCGACACCGGGAGCACCACCTACGCTACTGGCTCCACTATCTGCACCCCATCCTGAGGCGACAGCGGCTGCGCTATGGCATCTATGTCATTAACCAG CATGGTGAGGACACCTTCAACCGGGCCAAGCTGCTCAATGTAGGCTTCCTAGAGGCGCTGAAGGAGGACGCCACCTACGACTGCTTCATCTTCAGTGACGTGGACCTGGTCCCCATGGATGACCGCAACCTGTACCACTGTGGTGACCAGCCCCGCCACTTTGCCATTGCTGTGGACAAGTTCGGCTTCCG GCTGCCCTATGCTGGCTACTTTGGAGGCGTGTCGGGCCTGAGTAAAGCCCAGTTTCTGAGAATCAATGGCTTCCCCAATGAGTACTGGGGCTGGGGTGGTGAGGATGACGACATCTTCAACCG GATCTCCCTGACTGGGATGAAGATCTCGCGCCCAGACATCCGCATAGGCCGCTACCGAATGATCAAGCACGACCGGGACAAGCATAACGAGCCCAACCCTCAGAG GTTTACCAAGATTCAAAACACGATCCTGACCATGAAGCAGGATGGCATTGGGTCAGTGCGGTACCAGGTCTTGGAAGTGTCTCGGCAGCCGCTCTTCACCAACATCACAGTGGACATTGGGCGGCCCCCATCATGGCCCCCTCGGGGATGA
- the B4GALT2 gene encoding beta-1,4-galactosyltransferase 2 isoform X2 — protein sequence MSRLLGGTLERVCKAVLLLCLLHFLVAVILYFDVYAQHLAFFSRFSARGTARALHPAASSSTNCSRPNTTAPSSGLAEAPSVRPGSTAPILPPCPDLPPGLVGRLLIEFTSPMPLERVQRENPGVLLGGRYTPPDCTPAQTVAVIIPFRHREHHLRYWLHYLHPILRRQRLRYGIYVINQHGEDTFNRAKLLNVGFLEALKEDATYDCFIFSDVDLVPMDDRNLYHCGDQPRHFAIAVDKFGFRLPYAGYFGGVSGLSKAQFLRINGFPNEYWGWGGEDDDIFNRISLTGMKISRPDIRIGRYRMIKHDRDKHNEPNPQRFTKIQNTILTMKQDGIGSVRYQVLEVSRQPLFTNITVDIGRPPSWPPRG from the exons ATGAGCAGATTGCTAGGGGGGACGCTGGAGCGCGTCTGCAAGGCTGTGCTCCTTCTCTGCCTGCTGCACTTTCTCGTGGCCGTCATCCTCTACTTTGACGTCTACGCCCAGCACTTGGCCTTCTTCAGCCGCTTCAGTGCCCGTGGCACTGCCCGTGCCCTTCACCCAGCTGCCAGCAGCAGCACCAACTGCTCCCGGCCCAACACCACTGCCCCCAGCTCTGGGCTCGCTGAGGCCCCCAGTGTCCGGCCCGGCTCCACGGCTCCCATCCTGCCACCCTGTCCTGACTTGCCACCTGGTCTTG TGGGCCGACTGCTGATTGAGTTCACGTCACCCATGCCACTGGAGCGGGTGCAGAGGGAGAATCCAGGCGTGCTCCTGGGGGGCCGCTATACGCCGCCTGACTGCACCCCAGCCCAGACAGTGGCAGTCATCATCCCCTTTCGACACCGGGAGCACCACCTACGCTACTGGCTCCACTATCTGCACCCCATCCTGAGGCGACAGCGGCTGCGCTATGGCATCTATGTCATTAACCAG CATGGTGAGGACACCTTCAACCGGGCCAAGCTGCTCAATGTAGGCTTCCTAGAGGCGCTGAAGGAGGACGCCACCTACGACTGCTTCATCTTCAGTGACGTGGACCTGGTCCCCATGGATGACCGCAACCTGTACCACTGTGGTGACCAGCCCCGCCACTTTGCCATTGCTGTGGACAAGTTCGGCTTCCG GCTGCCCTATGCTGGCTACTTTGGAGGCGTGTCGGGCCTGAGTAAAGCCCAGTTTCTGAGAATCAATGGCTTCCCCAATGAGTACTGGGGCTGGGGTGGTGAGGATGACGACATCTTCAACCG GATCTCCCTGACTGGGATGAAGATCTCGCGCCCAGACATCCGCATAGGCCGCTACCGAATGATCAAGCACGACCGGGACAAGCATAACGAGCCCAACCCTCAGAG GTTTACCAAGATTCAAAACACGATCCTGACCATGAAGCAGGATGGCATTGGGTCAGTGCGGTACCAGGTCTTGGAAGTGTCTCGGCAGCCGCTCTTCACCAACATCACAGTGGACATTGGGCGGCCCCCATCATGGCCCCCTCGGGGATGA